GTCAAAAGTATTATAACCAAAGAAGTATATGCTATCAAAGGAAATATCAACTGTGACACCAAActtaattttttctgaaaaaaaacaGTATGTCGGGCAAACATTGAACCCCCTATTAAAGGCATTAATAAGATCGATGACAGTGtaaatgaaaactaaatacattaaaacgtAGAAAATGTTGATGCACACCAACTTGTAATCAAACAAGACATGaagagtttttcatttaaaataaatttaatgtttcctaCTTGGACCTATATATGCATAATGGAACCAACCAACAATTTTTGGGAAATTGAGATATCACCGCCATCTTGAAGAGCTTGAAAGAATTTATACcctgattttttttactttaactggctttgaaactacaaatgcaaaaaaaaatcatgaaaaaacatCAAATGCTGTATGTCGGATTCAATATTATGAATAAGGGAACCAAGTGGCTTGgttctttgtttcaaaattcagAGACTGGTTTTGTAATATGCATAACAGAACCAACCAACTTGATTCTCTTTGTTGTGTAGTCTTCATCTtgatcagctgttttgcatacagGAACCAAGTTTGAAGTTAGATAAACCTGcttgcaatacaataataatagagtaacataaatgattgttttatgtCTGTATTGTGTCTAAGTGTTACAAAATGGATATAAAGAGAAGAACTTTGTTAATTATGGAAATGGCAAAAGTTCAAACCCCTGATTCTTCTGAACCAGATCATGAGCCTACGTTATTGGAAACTGATCAGGTAAGCACAtaatttttaggttaaataataggtttttgaGCCTTgactaataattacttatatttataatgaaatattgtaataataataaatatacattaaaataagatgaaattaatattttccagtaaaataaataattaattgccttTGTTTCAGGAGTCGACAAATATACAACAAGAGCATAGCTATGTCTGCAATGATAGTCCTATATCACATAAACCTACACAGAATGAAGGAGAAAACGGTGTAGATCTCAatgaaatgttggaaaataacatGCCTGATTTGGTAAGTTTTAGATTTGGTATAAACTTATCTGAAGGacagatacaaatttatttcgaACATAACCTAGCCTATAACAATAGCTAACAAACTGGCAAAAGTTTAGGGTAGTGGTGTTAATGGCAGAAAGATTTTTTCTACACATTACTTGCAGTATTACGTACCAAAAACTGGCCTAGcctttatttatgaacttttgGTATATATGCAGCAGTTGGTACTTgtggaaaaatcaatattttttactaatttccatgtaaaattacttGCTGAACATGAATATGACGGTCTTTTTTGTCGGAAAAGTCGTTAAATGTTCCAAGGCAGCAGATTACAATCATTGAAATCTGTACTTTAAGTAGCATTTAAGTGAATTTAACAGCGTTTCCGACaaaaaagaccattataatcgtgttcagcaagtaattttacatggaaaaatgtttaaaaatatatatttttccacaagtACCAACTGCTGCATAGTTACCAAACTTTTTGTTTGGTATTGGATTTTTTAGTTCAATACTAGgcctaaattaaatactaaataaaaggtttcaaaatatcGCCTATTTGCTAATTTTTTCGATTGTCAGCGTGCAAAGCTGttaggttatattattataattaggattGGTAAGCTACTATTCATGTTCATGACTatcttatttagaaattatgccaaaaatgacaaaatacttcttttaatCTGAACTacttcaatttacaactttatgttCTGTTCTAGGATACAAGCTACCTGGATATTTCAAAAATGGAAATTGTGTACgactttccaaatatttcatttgataccaGCAAATCACAAGAACCTAGTCTAACAGATTCAATATTAGATGATGGTGATAGTGTTCAATTATCTGGTGCTATTGAAATTACAGATAATATTGGAAGAATGATGGTAGAAAATGGAACTAACCATGCACCAGATGATCTTAACTCTTTTCATATTGTTCCTCATCTGGAAATGGAAGAGCATGAGGTAAGaaaaaggaatacaaattttaacatacataaattcTTTTCAGGTCCGTAAAAAATCTTCCAGTTATCTGGTAGAGATCtcttaatgtcttaaaattattgaTCGTTTGTAACATATCTTTGCTCCGGCTCTTAGGCTATGGTACTgtcaatgttgtattttatgaatagatCATAACCAGAAAATCAGTCGGCTGTACTACTAACTcaactaaagatttttattttaaagatgttatgtctaaaataaatggttgaaaatgaatatttattaaagtatactttatacccaagtaatatttttactcaagttttactgaaatgtgtttaaagaaAACTCATTCATTCTCCCAGCATGTGATTGAGCATCCAAGTAATTAAATCCATGATCTCTTAAACTTAAGTCCAAGACACTAACCATTAGACTAGCAAACTGCCTATTATGACCCTGAAGctaataatctgtttttttttttcagagtatGCAAGATGATGACCCACTAATTACtggaaatcaaaataatttaattaatgttggtGAACTAAATACTGAAGAACCGAACATTGAGGATCAAGTAGTCGAAGTAATTGCTGAACCCCAGATTGATAACAACAGAGCAGAAGTAGTAGACGAAACGCCTAGCATAACAGATGATAGCTCTTCTAGTGGTTCTGATTTTGAAGAAATTGACAGTTCAGGAAGACCAAAGAAAGGTAGGAAGAGAAAGTATGCACATCAATCTAGAGATAtcagaaaaaaaaggaaaaatagtaataaaaaatacatttctcaaacAGGAAAAGTTGTGTACCCTAAAAACTTCAGGGATTTTCATTGTGCTTGCAAGTGTAATGAGAAAGTGTCACTTGAAGTAAGAAAAAGcacttttaagaaattttatgatTTGGGGGACTATAATGcccaaaacatgtttatttgtgCATCAGTAcaggaagaaaaaacaaaaagaccaACAGTACAACTATCTAAAAGACAGTTTACAaggaaatatacaattaacaataCTGTTATTTGCAGGAATATGTACGTACAAACCTTAAGAGTGTCCACAAAAAGAATTAATACAGCtcttaaaaagctttaaaaacgATAATGTGAAAGATGAAAGGGGGAAATGTGGTGGCAGTAACAAGATTGAAGACAAACGGATTGAAGAAGTCCGAAACCACATTAAAAGAATTCCAGCATACAAGTCCCACTACTGTAGAACGACAACAGAATCATGCTGGTTACCCCCTGATAT
This Homalodisca vitripennis isolate AUS2020 chromosome 3, UT_GWSS_2.1, whole genome shotgun sequence DNA region includes the following protein-coding sequences:
- the LOC124357999 gene encoding uncharacterized protein LOC124357999, giving the protein MDIKRRTLLIMEMAKVQTPDSSEPDHEPTLLETDQESTNIQQEHSYVCNDSPISHKPTQNEGENGVDLNEMLENNMPDLDTSYLDISKMEIVYDFPNISFDTSKSQEPSLTDSILDDGDSVQLSGAIEITDNIGRMMVENGTNHAPDDLNSFHIVPHLEMEEHEVRKRNTNFNIHKFFSGP